The following nucleotide sequence is from Halapricum desulfuricans.
TGGCTCTCGGTGGTGATGAACTCGACGTGGTGTTGACGAGTGGGCCGGTCGACCGTTCCGCCGACGCGCGCGCCGAGGTGTTCCGTGAAATAGCGACCGACCAGCCCCGAGGAGTTGGCCAGCCCGTCGGGGTAGTGGTCGCTCGCCGAGAGCAACAGCAGTCGCGGGATCTCCACGCCGCCGGCGGCGAGCACGAACTGCCGCGCCTCCTGTCGGTGTTCGGTCCCGTCTGGCGTCGCGTACACGGCGGCCCGGATTCGGTCGGCGTCGTGTTCGAGACGCTGGACCGGCGCGCGATCGATCACGCGCGCGCCGCTGGCCTCGGCCCGTTCGACGTGCATCGGGGCGTCGTATTTCGCCCTGGTCGGACAGACCGGCTTGCACGTCCCGAAGCCCACGCACGCGCCGCGACCGTCGTACTCTTCGGAGTTGCGAGCGTTCGGTGCCGAGTGGGTGGCGATCTCCAGGGACTCACAGGCCTCCGCGAAGATCGCGTCGCTGTGGGAGGGCGGGAACGGAGGCATGGGAAACGGCTCCTCGCGGGGCGGCCCGAACGGGTTGTCGTCGGCCCCGGCGACGCCCATCGCCCGTTCGGCCTGCGCGTAGTAGGGCTGGAGATCGGCGTAGTCGATCGGCCAGGGATCGCCGCCGTTTCGCCCGTCGAAGTCCCGCTCGTGCAGGCGGACGACCATCCCCTGCCAGGCCAGGGTCGTCCCGCCGACGCCTTTCACCCGGGTACGATTCAGCGGGTAGTAGTCCGCTCCCGAAGAGGTGTAGGCGTCGCGCTGTCCACCGACGTCCCACACCGACTGGGGTGTGTGTGCCGGCCGAAGCGACTGCTCCATGCGCTCGATCCGCCGCTCGCGGTCGAACCGCGGCCCGGCCTCCAGCACGACGACGTCGTAGCCCGCCGCCGCGAGGCGATGGGCCACGAGCGCCCCGGCCGGCCCGGCCCCGACGATACAGACGTCCGCGCGGTCGGACGGCGTTCGGTCGACTTCCATCCGCGACGCGTTTAGGCAACCCTAAATTTAGGCGTTTCCATTCGGGGCGGGGACTCAGTCGTTCCGTTGCTTGCCGTGTCCGGGCACGTTCACGCGTCCTGTCGGACGTCGTGTTCGAGCGTGCCGATCCCCTCGATCTCTATCTCGACGTGGTCGCCGTCGGTCAGCGGGCCGACGCCTTCGGGGGTCCCGGTCGCGATCACGTCGCCCGGCTCGAGTGTCATGTACGTCGTGATCTCGGCGATCAGCTCGGGGATCGAGAAGATGAAGTGCTCGATCGAGGAGGACTGTCTCGTCTCGCCGTTCACCCGGAGTTCGACGGCGGCGTCGTCGGGGATCTCCTCGGCTAGGACGGGGCCCATCGGGGCGGCGTTGTCGAAGGCCTTGCCCCGGACCCAGTTCTGTTCGCGCGACTGGTCGTCGCGGTTGGAGACGTCGTTGAAGCAGGTGTACCCGCGGATCACGTCCTCGGCGTCCTCGGGGTCGACGTCCTTGCACTGCTCGTCGATGACGACCGCGAGTTCGGCCTCGTGTTCGATCCGTTCTTTGCCCGCCGGGAGCGTGATCGTCGAGCCGTGGCTGGCGACGGCGTTGGGCGGCTTGAGAAAGAGCAGCGGTCGGTCGGGGACGTCCTCGCCGCGTTCCTCGGCGTGTCTGGCGTAGTTGCGACCGACACAGACGATCTTCGTTGGCTCGGCGGGCGCGAGGACGTCCACCGCCTCGAGGTCGTAGGCGTCGTCGCCGAAGTGGACGTGGTCGTCGTGCAGGAGGCCGTTTCGCACAGTGCCCGCGGGATCGCGGAATCGGATGTCGTGCATACGCTCGCTATCGAGCGACCGGCCAAAAGTCTGCGGGACCGACTGCTTTTGGCTGTCGGGGGTATACGGACGGCATGGACGAGACACTGGCGGCCCGGGTGCTTCCGGACCCCGACGAGGATCGGGCGACTGTCGACGGGCGCGTGGTCCGGTTGCTCGATCGGGATCGATACGAGCCGGTCGAGGTTCTGGTTGCGGACGGCGAGGAGTTGCGGCCGGGGTATCTCATCGACGCGGATATTGAGTGGTCAGAGCCGGCCCGTCTCGAGGCGTTCTCGCTGCGACGGCCGACGCTGTATGCGTTTGCCGATGCGGTCGATCCCGTCTTCGAAGTCGCGCAGGACCTCTGGGAGACGGCGCGGGCGAACGGCGACGGCATGAACAGCAGCGTCACCAGAAACACCGACGGCGAGGTCAACGGCGTCTGCTACGTCTTCGCCGACGGCGGCGCTGGGGATCGCTTTCGGGAGTTCCGCGACGGGACGCGCCCGCTCGAGCCGCTCGTCGACCGCGTCAACGAACGCGAGGGCGCAGCATCGCGGGAGGTGTTCGTCCTCCGGCCGGCCGACGGTGGCTACGTCGTGGTCACGATCGCGCTGACGAAAGGCGGGCACTTCGCCGATACGCTCCGGGATACCTACGGGCTGGATCGGTCGGAGGAGTCGGTTGTGGGGCTCTAGTATTGTTATTTTTTCATTATTGGTATTAGGGCACTGTCTGGTTGAGGGATTGAGAAGAGAGGAGGTCATAATGAGTTCTGTCCATGAAACTCGCAGACATCCTCAGAGAACGTTTAGACGTACAGAATCAAGACGTTTGGGAGAACGAGTGCACGCCGACACCCGTGCGTTGTTTCGCGGTTCGACGTCACTCGATGGGGTTATCATTACATGAAGTCGAGGCCGTCTTAGACTGGTTGGGTGTCAATCGCTGTCATCAAGCGATTTGGTACGGGAAAGAGCGCTCACCGACACACAAAGCGACCCGCCAACGGCGTCGCCGTCGTGGGTCACAGTCGATGAGAAACAAATCAAAGTTGACGGCAAGAAGAAGTGGCTCTCGCTGCTATCGACACGGAATCAAAGCTCCTGCTGGAAGTAGAGGTGTTCAGCCGCCGCGGGACGGACCCCGCGGCATTAACGAGGGCGACGCTCTCGTTCGCACATCAGAAATCAGATGTTTCTGAGGACGGCATTTCTTCACCGCCTCACTGAGAAACACGATGTCGGCGACACAGAGTTTCTCGTCGATACTGGTGGCTACCTGACTGCCCTCTCTCGTCACGATCTGAGCGGTCATCTTGCCTATCACGACCGGAACCACATCGAAAAGTGATTCCAGACTGTCGCTATGCGAATCGACCGCTTCCACTCGTTCTGGCGGGAAAGTCAATCAAGCGCGAAACGCTAGCTGAGACGCTTTAGACACTACTACAACCGCAATCGACCGAACCGAGCGTTAGATGACTCGACTCCAGTTGAGGAGGTGCTGAACTAGACAGTGCCGTGCCTTTTGAACACTCAATTAGGGGTTCTTTCAGACATCAATAACTCGTAGACGTTGACTATCCTCGAAATGATCTGGCCTGGATTATAATTCGAGTTGATATGTTCTCTGTTTATTCTTCCCAGATCGATTTCAGTTCGGCTAACTCGGGAGATGGCAGCGGCCAGACTGTTCGAATCGGCAGGTTCACAGAGTTGTTTGGACACTGGAATCACCTCGGGAGGGCCGCCGATGTCGGTACAGACAACAGGGAGGCCAGCTTGCATCGCTTCAAGCAGCGTCCTGTTGAGCGGTTCCGGCCAAATGCCTGGATGGACAAACGCATCGGCGTTAGCGTACACCTCATCAATCCTATCGTAGGGGATACGGCCACTGAATTCGATCCGACCGGCTACGTTTAGTTCGGAAGCCAGTTCTTTCAAATCGAGCTTCTTCGGCCCGTCACCGACAATCTGTAACGAGTACCGTTCCGGGAGCTGTGAGACTGCTCGGACTAGGTACGACACGCCCTTGTTTTCGGCAAGTGAGCCGACGTATAACAGCCTGTATGTCCCACGATGAGTGCTAGTGCTGTCCGGAGCATCGAACGTCGGATCGATCATATTCGGCACATGCTCGAACCGACAGTTGGCGAACCCGTTCTGTTCGTATATGCGCTGAATCGCTTTGCTCAGTGCCACGAAGACATCGATACGTTTCACGTAGTGTCGAAGGACTCGGCCCGTTGTCGGGTGTCCCACAAGTTCGTACACTCGTTCGCCCGGATTCGGTGTTGTGTTGCTAACCGAAGAAGGAAAGAACTGGTAGGAGTTGAGCGTTGCCACTGAGGGGATATCTTGCCGATTAGTGATTGCCCCGACTACTGGATGGAGTTCCATATTGTAGCTGTGAACGATATCGAACTCCGACAGTCGACTTCTGAGGATTGGCCAGACACGCAGGTTTTGCCACTCAGTCACCGTCGAGGAAACCGTACCCTGCCGGTCGACTAACACACCGTTCGTTTCATGTGTCCCATCTCCGTCGAACGCTAACACCGTTACCGAATCAATACGCTCCGTCTCAGCAAGGTTCTCGGCGAGCAACTTCGCGCTCCGTTCACCCCCTCCGGTCGAAACAGGAGGATATCTCGGTGTGACGACGGCAACGTTCATCCATTCACTCTCCGTTTGCCGTCTGATAGCTTATTCGGACGACGATATCGCAACTTGCCCATTTGGTAGTAATTTTCCACATCAGTACAAATAGGCTTTTGACTTGGGATCTACCCCGCTTCGAAGCTCATATTCCCGGTGGTACTGTAAGAGTCAATATATCGAATTATGAATCACAATGTGATCGTCGTTGTGATCGACGCTCTTCGTCGGGACTCAGTAGGCATTTATGGAAGCAAACGCGGGTTGACGCCGAATATCGACGCTTTAGGACAGAATGGGACGACCTTCGAAAACGCTTTTGCCTGCACGAATACCACCGATCCGTCTGTCACATCGATGCATACGGGCCGAGACCCCGAAACTGTTGTGAAACATCACGGGCCGTTCGTCACTGGCGAAGAGAAGCGTCGAGCCGAGTCTGTACCGATACTCCCAGAACAACTACAGGTCAACGGATACCACACGGCAGTGACTGGCCGGACGCTCGGTCGCTGGCACCAGAGGGGATTCGATTACTATCCCGAAGAGTCGCTTGATCGCTATCAACGACGGGCGTTAGGTGAATATCTGGAACGGATCTCCCCGAAGATCAGAGAATTCGCGGGCTCGCTCTACGATCGCTATGCGTCTGCTACGCGCTCCTCATCCGATGCGGTCGACGATTTCCTCGAAGTCACGAGTGATGGGCCGTTCTACGGTTTTATCCACCTCATGGATACGCACGTGCCGTATACTCATGAGGCTGAACTGGTGTCCAAGTACCTCGACCGGTTCGACTATCCGAACGCCGACCTAGCGGAGTTCTTCCGGGCGCACGAGGACAACGGCTACGTCAGCGAGACGATGCGCGAGTACTCGGACGAACAGGATTACGAGGCCGGACTGGCCCGCTGGTTCGCGAAGTACGACGCTGCGGTCAGAATCGCAGACCGAAAGGTTGGGAAGCTAATTCAGGGGCTTGAAGACCGCGGCGTACTCGACGAGACGACCGTTATCATCACGAGCGATCACGGCGAGTCGCTGGACGAACACGGGATCTACTTCGACCACCACGGCCTCTACGAGCCGGAGATCCGCGTCCCACTCGTTTTCCGGGGGCCGTCAATCCCTGACGCGAACCGCACGGAGTTCGTCCAGTTGTACGACCTTGCGCCGACAATTCTCTCGCTGACGGGAACCGAGGCGACCATCGACGCCGACGGGCGAAGTCTGGTACCGCTGCTCGGCGGTGAGGGTGACTGGGAAGACCGCGAATACATTATTGCACACGAATCTCATGCGCAGAGCCGCCGGGCGATCCGGACGCGGGAGTACAAATTCGTCGAACACGTCCCCGAACCGGTGCTCGAACGCGAGCGCGGTGACTCATTTGAGTGTGGCTACTGCAATACGACACACGGCGACAAACGGGAACTGTTCGATCTCCGCGCCGACCCGGCCGAAACGGAGAATATCATCGCGGATAACCGCGATATCGCCGCGGAGTTGGAGGAGGCGCTCAACGACTACTTCGACGGATTAGAGACGCTCTCGACGGACGACTCGACGGTCGAGTACGAGAACGAGGAGGAACTGATGGACCGTCTCAAAGACCTCGGGTATCGGTAGTAACCGCAATCGGCGACCGTGTTTGTCGGTCGATCTCCCCAGCCAAACCGGATCGATAGAAAACGTTTTTTAACGGGGTGTTTTTGAGGCAGACAATGCCGACGGTTCTAGTTACAGTCGACTCACTGCGAGCGGACCATTTAGGTCAGTACGGTTACGACCGGGACACAATGCCGGTTCTGGACGAACTCGCGGCAAATGGGACGGTGTTCACGCAGGCGTTCTCGAACGGACCGTATACGAGAGTCTCTATCCCGTCGTTTCACACCTCGCGGTATCTGGCCTACGGCGATCTTGACGTGTTCTCGACGATCAGTTCCGCGCTCGATTCAGTTGACATCCGGACGGCCGCGATAGGGACCCAGACAGGTATCGGGCTGGTCCCAGGGAAGTTCAACTTTGACGAACTGATCGATCTCGGCCGTGATGAATTCGAAGAGGAAGAGACGGAACACACGGTGACAGAGCGGACCGCGGCGTATATCGACACCATCGCTGCAGGCGTGAGCGAGTGTCTCCAGCGACGCGGGCTGGACGCACTCTACCGGACGCTAAAACGTCCGTACAACGCGTTGTTCGACGACGTGACGCCGTTCCGGCAGAAGGGGTATACGAGCGCTGCCGAGGTCACCGACCGCGCCATCACTTGGCTCGAAACCCAGGATGACGGGGATTTCTTCCTGTGGGTCCATTATATGGAGGCCCACAGGCCCTATGGCATCCACGACGAGAACCCCGCCTACCTCGACGGGCCGTGTGACGAAGAGCGCATCCGTGATCTGATGGAGACCGGCGGAACGGAGCCAGAAGAGATCTCCCGAGCAGACCGAGAACTGATGATCAATCTCTACGACTCCGACCTACGCTACTGCTCGCGTCACCTCTCGCGGCTGTTCGACGCTTTCCGGGAGGAAGGGCTGTGGGAGGACACGAACTGGATCTTCTCCAGTGACCACGGCGAGGAGTTTGGCGAACACGGCCTCTACTTCCATCGGAACTTCCCTTACGACGAACTCATCCACGTCCCGCTCATCTTCAAGGGATCAGATCGATCGGAGCCGAGTCGGATCGACTCTCAGCGCGAACTGCTAGACCTCGCCCCGACGATCTGCTCGCTACACGGTATCGACAGCAGCGAGTATCGGTTCCTTGGGACACCGCTGTTCGAAGGAGAGGATCGGAACGTGGTCTCGCTTGGGCAACCAGGTATGGACGAACCCGCTGTGGCACTCAGAGCCGACGGCTGGAAGTATATCCACACGCCCAAGGAGGAACTCCTCTTCGACCTTTCCACAGACCCAGAGGAACAGGACAATATCGCCCAATCAAATTCGGAGACAGTGTCGAGACTCCGGCAGCGGATCCCGGACCGCCTCTTCGGCCGCGATCCGAAGTCACCCAGACCACCAAAAGATGACGTTGACCGCGAGCAGTTGGAAGCGCTGGGGTACATGGAACTGCGAGAGACAGGCAAGAACTGACAGCTCGGTGTCTGCTGCACAACGGTGGATAAAATCGGCAGAGGATGTAATTTATATGCACTAGGGGACTTCACTGCGACATGGTACTCGTCGTCCTCGCACTGGATGCCGTCGACGTACGGCACGCCGAAGATTTCGGGTGTGAGAACATCCTTCTGGACGAACATACGGAAATGAAGTCGGTCGCCCACCGTCTGGACCACCCGCACACGGGTGAGGCGTGGCCGTCGATCGCAACTGGACTCCACCCCACGGAGCACGGTATCACCGGCCACGGGGAGTGGGACAACCCGATCCTAACGGTCGCGTCCCGCGCCGCACACACGCTCAACGTGAGCGGCTCAATTCGGAGTAAGGTCGGGGACACGATCAAGGAGAACACCAACCAAGAGTGGAAACTCACGACGGTGTCTGACCCGACGTTCCTCGACGGGGAGACCCGGGCCGTTCACAACTGGCCGGGCGTCTACCGCAACGAAGCGCTCCAGTACATCTGGCGGCTCTTCCAGGACGCCAAAGACGACACAATCTCGAAAGAGACCTTCGTTCGGGAGGCCTATACAGAAGCCGCGAGCAAGTTCGGCTGGGTGAAAGAAGCGATGACCTACAATGTCGAAGTGGCGGCCACGCACATCCACGTGCTGGACGTGCTGGGGCACATGTTCGCCGAGGACCGCGAGCAGTACCGCGAGCAGTATCAGAAGATCGACGAGCGTGTGGGTGAGATCCGGGACACGCTGGGGCCCGATGACAATCTCCTGATCCTGAGTGACCACGGAATGGAAGCCAGTTGGATCGACGAGGACGAGGACTACGGCTCGCACTCCTGGCGCGCGATCGCCAGCTCGACGGTCGGCTCCCCGCCGGAACACGCCCTTGACGTCAGAGACTGGGTCGAGGACCACGTCGAACAGATCGAGGCGGACCGGACCCGCGCGGACCTCCCTGAGGAACAACTGCGGCAGCTGGGCTACGTCGAGTAGACAGCCGGTACCGCTGATCGACGGCACGGTCCGGCACGGCGGAGACTAGTTGTGGTGGATATTTAACTGACTCAACGGAAGAGGGAAACGATGAGTATCGGCGATACTGACTTCGGCGTTCAGGTCAGCATCGGGGTCATCGGCCGCGTGCTGATGATGTTCGTCGCCTTTCTTGGCGCCGTGTTTCTAGCGAGACTTCTCGGACCCGACGGGTACGGCTCGTTCTACCTGCTGATGGCCATCGTCTCCTTTCTGAGCAACCCCATCAAGGGGTGGGCCAACGGGTGTCGAAAGCGGTTGACTGAACACGATTTCCCCGGCGGTGAAGCGATCGGGTCGACGCTGATTGGACTGGCGGTGGCGACGGTCGCTGTGGCAGTCAGCGCGTGGGTAGCCGGGCCGGTCGTCGATTCGTACGTCCGCGTCGACGACGCTTGGCTCCTCCTCGTCGTCCTGTTCGCTGGCATGGCGACCTATCTCTCGGCGGTTGAGCTGATGAAGACGAGTTCCAAGTTTGGACTCACGAACTGGGTGATGGCCGGGCGCGACATTGTTCGCGTACTGCTCCAGGCGGGGCTGGTCCTCGCTGGCTTTAGCGTTGCTGGGATGGTCGGCGGGATGGTTGTCGCGAACTTCCTCGTGTTGCCCTTCGTGCTGTATCTGCTGAACGACCGGATCCAGCGACCGACGGGAAAGACACTCAAGGAAGTCTGGACGTTCGCAAGATCGAGCATCCCCAACGGCATCGTCGGCACCGCCCAGAGCCGCATGGACGTGTTGCTGCTCGGCGCGCTCGCGAGCACCAGCGTTGTCGGTAACTACGAGGTCGCCATGCGGATCACAATGCCGGCGATGTTCGTCGCCGGCGTCGCGAGCGGCGGTCTTATGGGGCGCATCAGCAACCGTCGGAGCAAGGATCAGGACATTAGTCAGGACATCCAGCGCAACCTCTCGTACGCCAGCATCGTCGCATTCCCCGTCTTCTTCGGTGCGCTGGGCATAGGTGCGCCGGTCGTCGTGACAATATTCAGCAACCAGTACTCCGACGCCGGAGCGTTC
It contains:
- a CDS encoding alkaline phosphatase family protein is translated as MVLVVLALDAVDVRHAEDFGCENILLDEHTEMKSVAHRLDHPHTGEAWPSIATGLHPTEHGITGHGEWDNPILTVASRAAHTLNVSGSIRSKVGDTIKENTNQEWKLTTVSDPTFLDGETRAVHNWPGVYRNEALQYIWRLFQDAKDDTISKETFVREAYTEAASKFGWVKEAMTYNVEVAATHIHVLDVLGHMFAEDREQYREQYQKIDERVGEIRDTLGPDDNLLILSDHGMEASWIDEDEDYGSHSWRAIASSTVGSPPEHALDVRDWVEDHVEQIEADRTRADLPEEQLRQLGYVE
- a CDS encoding glycosyltransferase family 4 protein → MNVAVVTPRYPPVSTGGGERSAKLLAENLAETERIDSVTVLAFDGDGTHETNGVLVDRQGTVSSTVTEWQNLRVWPILRSRLSEFDIVHSYNMELHPVVGAITNRQDIPSVATLNSYQFFPSSVSNTTPNPGERVYELVGHPTTGRVLRHYVKRIDVFVALSKAIQRIYEQNGFANCRFEHVPNMIDPTFDAPDSTSTHRGTYRLLYVGSLAENKGVSYLVRAVSQLPERYSLQIVGDGPKKLDLKELASELNVAGRIEFSGRIPYDRIDEVYANADAFVHPGIWPEPLNRTLLEAMQAGLPVVCTDIGGPPEVIPVSKQLCEPADSNSLAAAISRVSRTEIDLGRINREHINSNYNPGQIISRIVNVYELLMSERTPN
- a CDS encoding GMC family oxidoreductase; this translates as MEVDRTPSDRADVCIVGAGPAGALVAHRLAAAGYDVVVLEAGPRFDRERRIERMEQSLRPAHTPQSVWDVGGQRDAYTSSGADYYPLNRTRVKGVGGTTLAWQGMVVRLHERDFDGRNGGDPWPIDYADLQPYYAQAERAMGVAGADDNPFGPPREEPFPMPPFPPSHSDAIFAEACESLEIATHSAPNARNSEEYDGRGACVGFGTCKPVCPTRAKYDAPMHVERAEASGARVIDRAPVQRLEHDADRIRAAVYATPDGTEHRQEARQFVLAAGGVEIPRLLLLSASDHYPDGLANSSGLVGRYFTEHLGARVGGTVDRPTRQHHVEFITTESHQFYDSDDHPPIKLELLNYAGRPPAATALEADHWGDDLLATLRETYGNTLEAAGLVQQEARPENRITLDSSRTDDHGNPVPEVHWSISDRDRRTVERATEIQRSILEELDADIEWVIGPDSTGPAAHHMGTTRMGDDPATSVVDSRCRTHDLDNAWIPSSSVFVSAGAMNPTLTIAALALRVADHLEETLSQT
- a CDS encoding fumarylacetoacetate hydrolase family protein: MHDIRFRDPAGTVRNGLLHDDHVHFGDDAYDLEAVDVLAPAEPTKIVCVGRNYARHAEERGEDVPDRPLLFLKPPNAVASHGSTITLPAGKERIEHEAELAVVIDEQCKDVDPEDAEDVIRGYTCFNDVSNRDDQSREQNWVRGKAFDNAAPMGPVLAEEIPDDAAVELRVNGETRQSSSIEHFIFSIPELIAEITTYMTLEPGDVIATGTPEGVGPLTDGDHVEIEIEGIGTLEHDVRQDA
- a CDS encoding oligosaccharide flippase family protein; the protein is MMFVAFLGAVFLARLLGPDGYGSFYLLMAIVSFLSNPIKGWANGCRKRLTEHDFPGGEAIGSTLIGLAVATVAVAVSAWVAGPVVDSYVRVDDAWLLLVVLFAGMATYLSAVELMKTSSKFGLTNWVMAGRDIVRVLLQAGLVLAGFSVAGMVGGMVVANFLVLPFVLYLLNDRIQRPTGKTLKEVWTFARSSIPNGIVGTAQSRMDVLLLGALASTSVVGNYEVAMRITMPAMFVAGVASGGLMGRISNRRSKDQDISQDIQRNLSYASIVAFPVFFGALGIGAPVVVTIFSNQYSDAGAFVAGLALFHVFRSQKEILESTIDGFDRPDLNLRASTIVFVFNLILGIGLYFAIGPIGVVYATIVSEMVGYGLRARYVRRFAPSVSLVPPAVRDQILSSAVMLAVVLGIRQLLALSWWGPVVFVLGAGGVTYFLTLTVVSEPFRGTVRAVAKDSGLV
- a CDS encoding sulfatase, producing the protein MNHNVIVVVIDALRRDSVGIYGSKRGLTPNIDALGQNGTTFENAFACTNTTDPSVTSMHTGRDPETVVKHHGPFVTGEEKRRAESVPILPEQLQVNGYHTAVTGRTLGRWHQRGFDYYPEESLDRYQRRALGEYLERISPKIREFAGSLYDRYASATRSSSDAVDDFLEVTSDGPFYGFIHLMDTHVPYTHEAELVSKYLDRFDYPNADLAEFFRAHEDNGYVSETMREYSDEQDYEAGLARWFAKYDAAVRIADRKVGKLIQGLEDRGVLDETTVIITSDHGESLDEHGIYFDHHGLYEPEIRVPLVFRGPSIPDANRTEFVQLYDLAPTILSLTGTEATIDADGRSLVPLLGGEGDWEDREYIIAHESHAQSRRAIRTREYKFVEHVPEPVLERERGDSFECGYCNTTHGDKRELFDLRADPAETENIIADNRDIAAELEEALNDYFDGLETLSTDDSTVEYENEEELMDRLKDLGYR
- a CDS encoding sulfatase; the protein is MPTVLVTVDSLRADHLGQYGYDRDTMPVLDELAANGTVFTQAFSNGPYTRVSIPSFHTSRYLAYGDLDVFSTISSALDSVDIRTAAIGTQTGIGLVPGKFNFDELIDLGRDEFEEEETEHTVTERTAAYIDTIAAGVSECLQRRGLDALYRTLKRPYNALFDDVTPFRQKGYTSAAEVTDRAITWLETQDDGDFFLWVHYMEAHRPYGIHDENPAYLDGPCDEERIRDLMETGGTEPEEISRADRELMINLYDSDLRYCSRHLSRLFDAFREEGLWEDTNWIFSSDHGEEFGEHGLYFHRNFPYDELIHVPLIFKGSDRSEPSRIDSQRELLDLAPTICSLHGIDSSEYRFLGTPLFEGEDRNVVSLGQPGMDEPAVALRADGWKYIHTPKEELLFDLSTDPEEQDNIAQSNSETVSRLRQRIPDRLFGRDPKSPRPPKDDVDREQLEALGYMELRETGKN
- a CDS encoding DUF6663 family protein, which encodes MDETLAARVLPDPDEDRATVDGRVVRLLDRDRYEPVEVLVADGEELRPGYLIDADIEWSEPARLEAFSLRRPTLYAFADAVDPVFEVAQDLWETARANGDGMNSSVTRNTDGEVNGVCYVFADGGAGDRFREFRDGTRPLEPLVDRVNEREGAASREVFVLRPADGGYVVVTIALTKGGHFADTLRDTYGLDRSEESVVGL